One part of the Euwallacea similis isolate ESF13 chromosome 30, ESF131.1, whole genome shotgun sequence genome encodes these proteins:
- the LOC136417844 gene encoding serine, glycine, tyrosine and glutamine-rich protein-like isoform X2, with the protein MKPGKMWSVAVALVMVLTVLTFGEAVSRELYHYKLRNLDNIKSPNHWFYLNARNMDHIGGKAVIGKSTIDHIDGSKILAYRTVDDIGGGGILASRAIDNIGGGGVLAYRTIDNIGGDVLASRAVDGIGGGGILTARTVDDIGGGGILATRAIDGIGGGGILTARTVDNIGGGGVLASRAIDGIGGGGILTARAVDDIGGGGILASRTVDRIGGSTLIGRNVDQIGGGNLLLARARDNIGGGGIFVSKK; encoded by the exons ATGAAACCAGGCAAAATGTGGTCAGTAGCTGTGGCGTTAGTGATGGTTCTGACGGTCCTGACTTTCGGAGAGGCTGTGTCTAGGGAG TTGTACCACTACAAATTAAGAAACTtagataatattaaaagtcCAA ATCACTGGTTTTACCTCAATGCTAGAAACATGGACCACATTGGAGGAAAGGCGGTAATCGGCAAAAGTACCATAGATCACATAGATGGAAGCAAAATTTTGGCATACAGAACCGTTGACGACATTGGAGGTGGTGGCATTTTAGCCTCCAGAGCCATAGATAATATTGGAGGTGGTGGAGTGTTGGCCTACAGAACCATCGATAACATTGGAGGCGATGTGCTAGCTTCTAGAGCAGTAGACGGTATTGGAGGAGGAGGAATTTTGACTGCCCGCACTGTAGATGATATTGGAGGAGGTGGAATTTTAGCAACTAGGGCTATTGATGGCATTGGGGGTGGTGGAATTTTAACTGCTAGAACTGTAGACAACATTGGGGGAGGTGGTGTATTAGCATCTAGAGCTATTGATGGTATTGGGG GTGGTGGAATTTTAACTGCTAGGGCTGTAGACGACATTGGCGGGGGAGGGATATTAGCTTCAAGGACAGTAGACAGGATCGGTGGATCTACTTTAATTGGAAGGAACGTTGACCAGATTGGGGGCGGAAATTTGTTACTAGCAAGAGCCAGAGATAACATAGGTGGTGGTGGAATTTTCGTCTCCAAGAAATGA
- the LOC136417844 gene encoding PE-PGRS family protein PE_PGRS33-like isoform X1: MKPGKMWSVAVALVMVLTVLTFGEAVSRELYHYKLRNLDNIKSPNHWFYLNARNMDHIGGKAVIGKSTIDHIDGSKILAYRTVDDIGGGGILASRAIDNIGGGGVLAYRTIDNIGGDVLASRAVDGIGGGGILTARTVDDIGGGGILATRAIDGIGGGGILTARTVDNIGGGGVLASRAIDGIGGGGVLAYRAIDNIGGDVLTSRAVDGIGGGGILTARTVDDIGGGGILAFRAVDGIGGGGILTARAVDDIGGGGILASRTVDRIGGSTLIGRNVDQIGGGNLLLARARDNIGGGGIFVSKK; the protein is encoded by the exons ATGAAACCAGGCAAAATGTGGTCAGTAGCTGTGGCGTTAGTGATGGTTCTGACGGTCCTGACTTTCGGAGAGGCTGTGTCTAGGGAG TTGTACCACTACAAATTAAGAAACTtagataatattaaaagtcCAA ATCACTGGTTTTACCTCAATGCTAGAAACATGGACCACATTGGAGGAAAGGCGGTAATCGGCAAAAGTACCATAGATCACATAGATGGAAGCAAAATTTTGGCATACAGAACCGTTGACGACATTGGAGGTGGTGGCATTTTAGCCTCCAGAGCCATAGATAATATTGGAGGTGGTGGAGTGTTGGCCTACAGAACCATCGATAACATTGGAGGCGATGTGCTAGCTTCTAGAGCAGTAGACGGTATTGGAGGAGGAGGAATTTTGACTGCCCGCACTGTAGATGATATTGGAGGAGGTGGAATTTTAGCAACTAGGGCTATTGATGGCATTGGGGGTGGTGGAATTTTAACTGCTAGAACTGTAGACAACATTGGGGGAGGTGGTGTATTAGCATCTAGAGCTATTGATGGTATTGGGGGTGGTGGAGTGTTGGCTTACAGAGCCATCGATAACATTGGAGGGGACGTACTAACATCTAGAGCAGTAGATGGTATCGGAGGAGGAGGAATTTTGACTGCCCGCACCGTAGATGATATTGGAGGAGGTGGAATTTTAGCATTTAGGGCTGTTGATGGTATTGGAGGTGGTGGAATTTTAACTGCTAGGGCTGTAGACGACATTGGCGGGGGAGGGATATTAGCTTCAAGGACAGTAGACAGGATCGGTGGATCTACTTTAATTGGAAGGAACGTTGACCAGATTGGGGGCGGAAATTTGTTACTAGCAAGAGCCAGAGATAACATAGGTGGTGGTGGAATTTTCGTCTCCAAGAAATGA
- the LOC136417849 gene encoding uncharacterized protein has protein sequence MIYVFCLWFSLRLGTVLISVFSAIKGACIMILLTYKNMEELKGTIEQFLVNIDYNASFVVFLVKEFDTVFFALIAFFGLYLVSCALIGIGAFWCTPTLCYPFLPLQLILVFLDLLVYTVFFKYLLYLAFLLIDEQNKSTFGLTEVISCLTLAIFYVFYEIYEMLCVYSFIQVVNDLSHQVTKMSLISVLPATNRAYKLSKHK, from the exons ATGATTTATGTCTTTTGTCTCTGGTTTTCGTTGAGACTTGGTACCGTTTTAATTTCCGTATTTTCAGCC ATTAAAGGAGCGTGCATTATGATCTTATTAACGTATAAAAATATGGAAGAATTGAAGGGAACTATTGAGCAATTCCTTGTAAACATTGATTATAATGcaagttttgttgtatttttggTGAAAG aatttgaCACAGTGTTCTTCGCATTGATTGCCTTCTTTGGTCTATATCTGGTCTCCTGCGCTCTAATAGGCATAGGCGCTTTTTGG tGTACACCTACATTGTGTTACCCATTTCTGCCTCTGCAATTGATCCTCGTGTTCCTTGATCTGCTCGTCTACactgttttctttaaataccTCTTGTACTTGGCCTTTTTGCTCATTGACGAGCAAAACAAGTCCACTTTCGGGCTAACCGAAGTGATTTCATGCCTAACTTTGGCAATATTTTATGTCT TCTACGAAATCTACGAAATGTTGTGCGTCTACAGTTTCATTCAGGTGGTGAACGACTTGAGCCATCAAGTAACGAAGATGTCACTTATCTCTGTTCTCCCTGCAACTAACAGGGCATATAAATTAAGTAAACACAAATAA